One genomic segment of Paenibacillus durus includes these proteins:
- a CDS encoding phosphoribosylaminoimidazolecarboxamide formyltransferase, translated as MKQKEIILKYGINPYQKPSRIFSETGQLPIEVLNGNPGYINFMDAINSWQLVKELKITLKLPAAASFKHVSPAGTGIGLPLDENLKKAYFVEDMELSPLAAAYARARGADRISSFGDWIALSDKVDESTALLIKKEVSDGIIAPDYSEEALKILKEKRKGSFNIIKIDPDYEPDALDTRKIYGIVFEQHRNNLIPSTDLLHNIVTENKNLPDEAVRDLIVSMITLKYTQSNSVCYALNGQVIGCGAGQQSRIHCTRLAGEKADLWFLRQHPAVLNLQFKEGVSRTEKDISIDQFLGNNTTAEEMKDWGDVFVNIPKRLTQEEKNDWLKNLDGVSIGSDAFFPQRDNIDRAQKSGVKYIVQPGGSIRDNKVINACNEYGMVMAFSNTRLFHH; from the coding sequence ATGAAGCAAAAAGAAATTATTTTGAAATATGGAATTAATCCATACCAAAAGCCGTCAAGGATTTTTTCCGAAACAGGTCAATTGCCTATTGAAGTATTAAACGGGAATCCGGGATACATCAATTTTATGGATGCGATTAATTCTTGGCAGTTGGTTAAGGAGCTCAAGATTACCTTGAAACTCCCTGCGGCAGCTTCCTTCAAGCATGTGAGCCCAGCAGGTACTGGAATAGGGCTGCCACTTGATGAAAATCTAAAGAAGGCTTACTTTGTTGAGGATATGGAATTAAGTCCGTTAGCTGCTGCGTATGCCAGGGCTAGAGGTGCGGACAGAATTTCTTCTTTTGGAGATTGGATCGCTCTAAGCGACAAGGTAGATGAGTCAACTGCTTTGCTGATCAAAAAGGAAGTATCAGACGGTATCATTGCCCCTGATTATTCCGAGGAAGCCTTGAAAATTCTTAAAGAAAAGCGCAAAGGCAGCTTCAATATTATTAAAATAGATCCGGACTATGAACCTGATGCCTTAGATACAAGAAAAATTTATGGAATTGTTTTTGAGCAGCACCGGAATAACCTAATCCCCAGTACGGATTTATTACATAATATTGTAACTGAAAATAAGAATCTGCCTGATGAAGCTGTCCGCGATTTGATTGTTTCAATGATAACTTTAAAATATACACAGTCCAATTCAGTTTGTTATGCCTTAAATGGTCAGGTTATTGGATGTGGAGCTGGGCAGCAGTCCAGAATTCATTGTACTCGTCTCGCTGGAGAAAAAGCGGACCTCTGGTTCCTTCGTCAGCATCCAGCGGTGTTGAACTTACAGTTTAAGGAAGGCGTTTCGAGAACAGAAAAAGATATTTCAATTGATCAGTTCCTGGGGAACAATACAACAGCTGAGGAAATGAAGGATTGGGGAGATGTCTTCGTAAATATTCCAAAAAGACTCACCCAGGAAGAAAAAAACGATTGGCTGAAGAATTTAGATGGCGTCTCCATTGGTTCTGATGCATTTTTCCCTCAAAGGGACAATATCGATCGCGCCCAAAAAAGCGGTGTGAAATACATTGTCCAACCAGGCGGCTCAATTAGGGATAATAAGGTGATTAACGCGTGTAACGAATATGGTATGGTGATGGCGTTCTCCAACACTCGGTTGTTTCATCACTAA